In one Pseudomonas sp. 31-12 genomic region, the following are encoded:
- a CDS encoding molecular chaperone, with the protein MSSPSQRHSVMRCVVLMWVLLGTVEVQAASSVLIWPIDPVLEADQQASALWLENRGNETANLQIRVFAWSQSGFNDQYQNQRDVIGSPPVAKIEPGQKQLVRLTRTREIPPGQELAYRIIIDEIPSAKTPASENGKTAAAIRFQMRYSVPLFAYGAGLWSKEDTTRQRDPKGVGLPDLSWRTVAVDGRPYVEVRNQGAVHARLTDVALKQGGQTQPLVEGLLGYVLPGAIMRWPAPGPMAANPALQVRINGAPQVQSITPAR; encoded by the coding sequence ATGAGTTCACCTTCGCAGCGGCATTCAGTCATGCGTTGTGTGGTGTTGATGTGGGTGTTACTGGGGACGGTCGAGGTGCAAGCCGCCAGTTCGGTGCTGATCTGGCCGATCGACCCGGTGCTGGAGGCCGATCAACAGGCCAGTGCCTTGTGGCTGGAAAACCGCGGCAATGAGACCGCCAACCTGCAGATCCGGGTATTCGCCTGGAGCCAGAGCGGCTTCAACGATCAGTATCAGAATCAGCGCGATGTGATTGGCAGCCCACCGGTGGCGAAGATTGAACCGGGTCAGAAACAACTGGTGCGCCTGACCCGCACCCGGGAGATTCCACCGGGGCAGGAACTGGCTTACCGCATCATCATCGATGAAATTCCCTCGGCTAAAACCCCGGCTTCCGAAAACGGCAAGACCGCTGCGGCGATTCGTTTTCAGATGCGTTATTCCGTCCCGTTGTTCGCCTATGGCGCCGGGCTGTGGAGCAAGGAAGACACCACCCGCCAACGCGATCCCAAAGGCGTCGGCTTGCCCGATCTGAGCTGGCGTACGGTGGCGGTGGACGGTCGGCCCTATGTCGAAGTGCGCAATCAGGGCGCAGTGCATGCTCGGCTGACCGATGTGGCACTCAAGCAAGGCGGCCAGACCCAACCCCTGGTGGAAGGCCTGCTGGGTTACGTGTTGCCCGGCGCAATCATGCGCTGGCCGGCACCGGGACCGATGGCCGCCAATCCGGCGTTGCAGGTGCGGATCAATGGCGCGCCGCAGGTTCAGAGCATCACGCCGGCACGTTGA
- a CDS encoding leucine-rich repeat-containing protein kinase family protein: MDTLAQLRAGQLTGITRLDLACGLTEFPREIFDLADSLEVLNLSGNALSCLPDDLHRLTRLRVLFCSDNRFTELPACLGQCAALTMIGFKANAIEMVPAAALPPLLRWLILTDNRLRELPAELGHRPHLQKLMLAGNRLQRLPESLSQCHRLELIRIAANQLTELPEWLLTLPSLTWLAYAGNPLETEADAAALNATASIPWSGLRLEQQLGEGASGVIHRATWGRPGQPATQVAVKLYKGEMTSDGSPLHEMNACITAGIHPNLIRVEGRIVGHPEQQAGLVMQLIDPSYRNLAGLPSLASCTRDVYADDTRFSAEVALRIARGIASVAEHLHRQGITHGDLYGHNILWNEHGDCLLGDFGAASFHATSDSLESRALQRIEVRAFGVLLGELLARIDSGLSDDGRVQLEELQRRCCQAQVLARPGFREIGLELAASH; this comes from the coding sequence ATGGATACCCTCGCCCAACTGCGCGCCGGTCAACTGACAGGCATCACCCGTCTGGACCTGGCTTGCGGCCTGACCGAATTTCCACGCGAAATCTTCGATCTGGCGGACTCACTGGAAGTGCTCAACCTCAGCGGCAACGCCTTGAGCTGCCTGCCGGATGACCTGCATCGCCTGACCCGTTTGCGCGTGCTGTTTTGCTCGGACAACCGGTTCACCGAACTGCCCGCGTGCCTCGGCCAATGCGCCGCGCTGACGATGATCGGCTTCAAGGCCAATGCCATCGAAATGGTCCCCGCCGCTGCACTGCCGCCGCTGTTGCGCTGGCTGATCCTGACCGATAACCGCCTGCGTGAACTGCCCGCCGAGTTGGGTCATCGCCCACACCTGCAAAAACTCATGCTTGCCGGCAACCGCTTGCAGCGCCTGCCCGAAAGCCTGAGCCAATGCCATCGACTTGAACTGATCCGCATCGCTGCCAATCAGCTGACCGAGCTGCCCGAGTGGCTGCTGACCCTGCCGAGCCTGACCTGGCTGGCCTACGCCGGTAATCCCCTGGAAACCGAAGCCGATGCGGCGGCCCTCAATGCCACGGCGAGCATCCCGTGGTCCGGGCTGCGCCTGGAGCAACAATTGGGCGAAGGCGCTTCGGGGGTGATTCATCGGGCCACGTGGGGACGACCGGGCCAACCGGCCACTCAAGTCGCGGTCAAACTCTACAAAGGCGAAATGACCAGCGATGGTTCACCGCTGCACGAAATGAACGCCTGCATCACCGCCGGCATTCACCCCAATCTGATCCGGGTCGAAGGCCGCATCGTCGGGCATCCCGAACAGCAGGCCGGGCTGGTGATGCAACTGATTGATCCGAGTTATCGCAATCTCGCCGGGCTGCCGAGCCTGGCGTCCTGCACCCGTGACGTCTATGCCGATGACACCCGTTTCAGTGCTGAGGTGGCGCTGCGCATAGCCCGTGGCATCGCCTCGGTGGCGGAGCATTTGCACCGCCAAGGCATCACCCACGGCGATCTCTATGGCCACAATATCTTGTGGAACGAGCACGGGGATTGCTTGCTGGGGGACTTTGGCGCGGCGTCGTTCCATGCGACATCCGACAGCCTTGAAAGCCGTGCGCTGCAACGCATTGAAGTGCGGGCATTTGGGGTGTTGCTGGGGGAATTGCTGGCGCGGATCGATTCGGGGTTGAGTGATGACGGGCGTGTTCAGCTGGAGGAATTGCAACGGCGTTGCTGTCAGGCGCAGGTGTTGGCGCGGCCGGGGTTCAGGGAGATAGGACTGGAGTTAGCTGCCTCCCACTGA
- a CDS encoding YebC/PmpR family DNA-binding transcriptional regulator, with product MGAQWKVKHKEAASNAKGKIFGKLVKEITIAARNGADTATNAHLRLVVEQAKKASMPKETLDRAIKKGAGLLGETVQYHRVTYEGFAPHQVPLIVECVTDNINRTVAEIRVAFRKGQLGASGSVAWDFNHVGMIEASPDSPDADPEMAAIEAGAQDFEPGEEEGTTLFLTEPGDLDAVQKALPEQGFTVLAAKLGYQPKNPVSGLSDEQMAEVEAFLEGLDNHDDVQDMFVGLAG from the coding sequence ATGGGCGCACAGTGGAAGGTTAAACACAAAGAAGCGGCATCTAACGCCAAGGGCAAGATCTTCGGCAAACTGGTGAAAGAAATCACCATAGCTGCCCGCAACGGTGCCGATACTGCCACCAACGCACACCTGCGCCTGGTGGTCGAGCAGGCCAAGAAAGCCTCGATGCCCAAGGAAACCCTGGATCGCGCGATCAAGAAAGGCGCGGGCCTGTTGGGCGAAACCGTGCAGTACCATCGCGTGACCTACGAAGGTTTCGCCCCGCATCAGGTACCACTGATCGTTGAGTGCGTGACCGACAACATCAACCGCACCGTCGCGGAAATCCGCGTGGCCTTCCGCAAGGGCCAATTGGGCGCGTCCGGTTCGGTGGCGTGGGACTTCAACCATGTGGGCATGATCGAAGCGTCCCCGGACAGCCCTGACGCCGATCCGGAAATGGCCGCGATCGAAGCTGGAGCCCAGGATTTCGAGCCAGGTGAAGAAGAGGGCACCACCCTGTTCCTGACCGAACCTGGTGACCTGGACGCCGTTCAGAAAGCGCTGCCTGAGCAAGGCTTTACCGTGTTGGCGGCCAAGCTGGGTTATCAGCCGAAAAACCCGGTGAGCGGTTTGAGCGACGAGCAGATGGCTGAAGTCGAGGCGTTCCTGGAAGGCCTCGATAACCATGATGATGTGCAGGATATGTTTGTTGGGTTGGCCGGTTAA
- a CDS encoding fimbria/pilus outer membrane usher protein yields the protein MSQRLARSFQRPLWALSCACWLVFNSQARAGDLPPPPSGMEAVADAQLFLELVVNQMNTGRIVAVEQRGGRFFLSASALRDSGIKLPENTGTEVDLDSLPGLRSEYDSGAQRLLLEVPPDWLPEQFVGNRQAYPRTPALSSFGALLNYDLYLNDTDDAGTYLAAWNEVRLFDSWGTLSNTGQYRRTLSGNAVSTLNNGYLRYDTTWRYSDDERLLTYEAGDLVSGALPWSSSVRLGGVQVSRDFGVRPDLVTYPLPQFAGEAAVPSSVDLFINGYKSSSAELQPGPYTLTNIPFINGAGEAVVVTTDALGRQVSTTVPFYVTSSLLQKGLSDFSVTAGTLRRDYGIRDFSYGPGVTSGSLRYGLSDNLTLESHAEASDSLSLGGVGGNLRLGNFGVLNTALSQSRFEGESGQQLSLGYQYSSQRYSFSWQRLQRRDHYADLTVIDSPYTTLSTRSEQATLSLNLDTWGSLGVGYFDVRAADDSRTRLLNMTWSKPLWRNSSFYLSANREIGDSNWAVQAQLVIPFDLRGSLAISSERSKNGQNQQRVNYSRAVPTEGGVGFNLGYAQGDGPDYRQADLTWRLQSVQLQAGVYGNSDAETRWADASGSLVWMDRQVFAANRIDDAFVVVSTEGFADIPVRYENQQVGQTDRNGHLLVPWSSAYYRGKYEIDPLNLPANVRSPNVEQRIAVRRGSGYLLAFPLSKVIAASIVLVDAQQQELLLGSNVVHEQSGAQTVVGWDGLVYLENLQKQNSLRVSLGDGKTCQVQFAVDLNQDQIPLIGPLVCQ from the coding sequence ATGAGCCAACGCCTGGCTCGCAGTTTCCAGCGGCCGTTGTGGGCATTGAGCTGCGCGTGCTGGTTGGTGTTCAACTCTCAGGCCCGGGCCGGTGATCTGCCGCCCCCGCCCAGCGGCATGGAGGCTGTGGCCGATGCACAGTTGTTTCTGGAATTGGTGGTCAATCAGATGAATACCGGACGAATCGTGGCGGTGGAGCAGCGGGGCGGACGCTTCTTTTTGAGCGCCAGCGCATTGCGCGACAGCGGCATCAAGCTGCCTGAAAACACCGGCACCGAAGTCGACCTCGACAGCCTGCCGGGCCTGCGCAGCGAGTACGACAGCGGCGCTCAACGGCTGCTGCTGGAGGTGCCGCCGGACTGGCTGCCGGAGCAGTTCGTCGGCAACCGCCAAGCCTATCCGCGAACGCCAGCGCTGAGCAGTTTCGGGGCCTTGCTCAACTACGACCTGTACCTCAACGACACCGATGACGCCGGCACCTACCTTGCGGCGTGGAACGAAGTAAGGCTGTTCGACAGCTGGGGCACGCTGTCCAACACCGGGCAATACCGCCGCACCTTGTCGGGGAATGCGGTCAGCACACTGAACAACGGTTACCTGCGCTACGACACCACCTGGCGTTACTCCGACGACGAGCGATTGCTCACTTATGAGGCCGGCGACCTGGTCAGCGGCGCCTTGCCCTGGAGCAGTTCGGTGCGCCTGGGCGGTGTGCAGGTGTCTCGCGACTTCGGCGTGCGCCCGGACCTGGTGACCTATCCGTTACCGCAATTTGCCGGGGAAGCGGCAGTGCCGTCCTCGGTGGACCTGTTCATCAACGGCTACAAATCCAGCAGCGCCGAACTGCAGCCCGGGCCTTACACACTGACCAATATCCCGTTCATCAACGGCGCCGGTGAAGCGGTCGTGGTGACGACGGATGCACTCGGCCGACAGGTCTCGACCACGGTGCCGTTCTACGTCACCAGCAGCTTGCTGCAAAAAGGCTTGAGCGATTTTTCAGTGACGGCGGGCACCTTGCGGCGGGACTACGGAATACGAGATTTCAGCTACGGCCCCGGTGTCACTTCCGGCAGCCTGCGTTACGGCTTGAGCGATAACCTCACCCTGGAAAGCCATGCCGAGGCTTCGGATTCCCTGAGTCTCGGTGGCGTGGGCGGTAACCTGCGGCTGGGCAATTTCGGGGTGCTCAATACCGCGCTCAGCCAAAGCCGTTTCGAGGGCGAAAGCGGTCAGCAATTGAGCCTCGGTTATCAGTACAGCAGCCAGCGCTACAGCTTCTCCTGGCAACGCCTGCAACGTCGCGACCACTACGCCGACCTGACCGTGATCGACAGCCCTTACACCACCCTGAGCACACGCAGCGAACAAGCGACCCTGAGCCTCAACCTCGACACCTGGGGCAGCCTCGGTGTCGGTTATTTCGACGTGCGTGCGGCGGATGATTCGCGCACCCGGCTGCTCAACATGACCTGGAGCAAACCCTTGTGGCGCAACAGCAGTTTCTACCTGTCGGCCAACCGCGAAATCGGTGACAGCAACTGGGCGGTGCAGGCGCAACTGGTGATCCCCTTCGATCTGCGCGGCAGCCTGGCCATCAGCAGCGAGCGCAGCAAGAACGGGCAAAACCAGCAGCGGGTCAACTACAGCCGCGCGGTGCCCACCGAAGGCGGGGTGGGTTTCAACCTCGGTTACGCCCAGGGCGACGGCCCGGATTATCGTCAGGCCGACCTGACCTGGCGCCTGCAATCGGTGCAGTTGCAGGCGGGTGTCTACGGCAACAGCGACGCTGAAACCCGTTGGGCCGATGCCAGCGGTTCGCTGGTGTGGATGGACCGTCAGGTCTTCGCGGCCAACCGGATCGACGACGCGTTCGTGGTGGTCAGCACCGAGGGTTTCGCCGACATTCCCGTGCGCTACGAAAACCAGCAGGTCGGCCAGACGGATCGCAACGGCCACTTGCTGGTGCCGTGGAGCAGCGCCTATTACCGCGGCAAATACGAGATCGATCCGCTGAATTTGCCGGCCAACGTGCGCAGCCCCAATGTCGAGCAGCGGATCGCGGTACGCCGGGGCAGCGGTTATCTGCTGGCGTTTCCACTCAGCAAGGTGATTGCGGCGAGCATCGTGCTGGTGGATGCGCAGCAACAGGAATTGCTTTTGGGCAGCAACGTTGTGCACGAGCAGAGCGGCGCACAAACCGTGGTCGGCTGGGACGGTCTGGTGTATCTGGAAAACCTTCAGAAGCAGAACAGCTTGCGGGTGTCCCTGGGGGATGGAAAGACCTGTCAGGTGCAGTTCGCCGTGGACTTGAATCAGGATCAGATTCCGTTGATCGGTCCGTTGGTGTGCCAATGA
- a CDS encoding spore coat U domain-containing protein has translation MTQKHGYAALILLCAGSVPLPLAAVTSQSFQVSATITAGCLVVGGVSNYGSLDFGSQSALATDTVQVALSAGVQLQCTPGVTMNMSVDGGQYNNSGRHMQLTTGSNRVAYQLFRDAAFSQSLGIGQSVAVAYSDANNISLPIYGRVQLPGNQPGGTYSDVLQVQLSW, from the coding sequence ATGACCCAAAAGCACGGCTATGCGGCACTGATCCTGCTGTGTGCGGGGAGCGTGCCGTTGCCGCTGGCGGCGGTGACCAGCCAGAGTTTTCAGGTCAGCGCCACGATCACCGCCGGGTGCCTGGTGGTGGGCGGCGTATCGAATTACGGCAGTCTCGACTTCGGCAGTCAGTCAGCCCTGGCCACCGACACGGTGCAGGTGGCGTTGAGCGCTGGTGTGCAGTTGCAATGCACACCGGGGGTGACGATGAACATGAGTGTCGATGGTGGCCAGTACAACAACAGCGGGCGGCATATGCAGCTCACCACCGGCAGTAACCGTGTGGCGTATCAGCTGTTTCGCGATGCGGCTTTCAGCCAGAGCCTGGGGATTGGCCAGAGTGTTGCCGTGGCCTACAGCGATGCCAATAACATCAGCCTGCCGATTTATGGACGGGTGCAATTACCGGGCAATCAGCCTGGGGGGACGTACAGCGATGTGTTGCAGGTGCAGCTGTCGTGGTAA
- a CDS encoding spore coat U domain-containing protein, with translation MTNRHWRVIAASLLVLLAEDAQAAVSGQIHARLTITSGCEVTNGAEPGSAPSDFGTLDFGQQGPTWNRPINASLGDDGNGRLNVVCNPSVTGFTVTIDGGAHGDGTTRRLSNGSETVPYQLFLDASGSQRYSIGQQHNFAVTSGARIPIPVFGSVVANARALPAGVYTDTLTVTLDW, from the coding sequence ATGACAAACAGGCACTGGAGGGTGATCGCCGCGAGCTTGCTGGTTCTGCTGGCCGAAGACGCGCAAGCCGCGGTCAGCGGGCAGATTCATGCGCGGCTGACCATTACCTCCGGATGTGAAGTCACCAATGGTGCTGAACCTGGCAGTGCGCCCAGCGATTTCGGCACGCTTGATTTCGGCCAGCAAGGCCCGACCTGGAATCGTCCGATCAACGCCAGCCTGGGCGACGACGGTAACGGCAGGCTGAACGTCGTGTGCAATCCGTCGGTCACCGGGTTCACCGTTACCATTGATGGCGGCGCCCATGGCGACGGCACGACTCGTCGCCTGAGCAACGGCAGCGAGACCGTCCCTTATCAGTTGTTCCTCGATGCGTCCGGAAGCCAGCGCTACAGCATCGGCCAACAACACAATTTCGCTGTCACCAGCGGGGCCCGGATACCGATCCCGGTATTTGGCTCGGTGGTGGCGAATGCCCGAGCGCTACCGGCCGGTGTCTATACCGACACCCTGACGGTAACGCTGGATTGGTAA
- a CDS encoding spore coat U domain-containing protein: protein MHMLVSRIGLSLLGLTLVSSAHAATTVTGQITSSLILTNSCQVNGAGGSSGLNFGALNFGTENSLFTTANAQVLGGGGGALSILCSSGTTPAVKVRAGANDGLSAGGTRALADGSGNYVPYDLYTDSGHSQILAIDGVINLATSTGVAQTVNLYGKAVGKAGLPAGTYTDTVAVELTF from the coding sequence ATGCACATGCTCGTATCAAGGATAGGTTTGTCATTGCTCGGCCTGACGCTGGTGTCCAGTGCCCATGCCGCGACCACGGTCACCGGCCAGATCACCTCCAGCCTGATCCTGACCAACAGTTGTCAGGTCAACGGTGCCGGTGGTTCCAGCGGCCTGAACTTCGGTGCTTTGAATTTCGGCACCGAAAACAGCCTGTTCACCACCGCCAATGCGCAAGTGCTGGGCGGCGGTGGCGGGGCGTTGTCGATCCTCTGTTCCAGCGGCACCACGCCGGCGGTGAAGGTCCGGGCGGGTGCCAATGACGGCCTTTCTGCCGGCGGTACCCGGGCGCTGGCAGATGGCAGTGGCAACTACGTGCCGTATGACCTGTACACCGACTCCGGGCATTCGCAGATTCTGGCCATCGACGGGGTGATCAACCTTGCGACCAGCACCGGGGTGGCGCAGACCGTGAACCTCTACGGAAAAGCCGTGGGCAAGGCCGGACTGCCGGCCGGCACCTACACCGACACCGTTGCCGTCGAACTGACGTTCTAG
- a CDS encoding spore coat U domain-containing protein has protein sequence MAIIGLALSAQVFAAELQVDVRIDVQRGCQVIGQQHRAGIEQLGVLDFGSTARLDDPAGTLGAALMNERLPRLECNPDTPYQLRVDGGLHGGVGDVRYMAGSAGSKPIPYRLYQDRARLIPLAVNVPVSGRVPDSGSVDLPLYARIERLAEIPRVSRYSDVVKVTVTW, from the coding sequence GTGGCAATTATAGGTCTGGCGCTCAGCGCGCAAGTGTTTGCCGCCGAACTTCAGGTCGACGTGCGCATCGACGTGCAGCGTGGTTGCCAGGTGATTGGGCAGCAACACCGAGCAGGAATCGAGCAACTGGGCGTGCTCGACTTCGGCAGCACCGCGCGACTGGATGACCCGGCCGGAACGCTGGGCGCGGCGCTGATGAATGAGCGACTGCCACGGCTCGAATGCAACCCCGACACCCCTTATCAATTACGCGTCGACGGCGGCCTGCACGGTGGTGTCGGTGACGTGCGCTACATGGCCGGTTCCGCCGGCAGCAAACCCATCCCTTATCGGCTCTACCAGGACCGGGCGCGACTGATCCCGCTGGCGGTGAATGTCCCGGTGAGTGGTCGTGTACCGGATTCCGGTTCAGTGGATTTGCCCTTGTATGCCCGTATCGAACGGCTCGCGGAGATTCCCCGTGTCAGCCGCTATTCAGACGTGGTGAAAGTGACGGTCACCTGGTAA
- a CDS encoding type VI secretion system Vgr family protein, which produces MHNDKESPYTLTLLDSGLSLQVLRFSGRERLNQPYRFEIEVIGLAPAMNLTQLLQQPAFLSLGDETGIHGILHTASREYRGPHRVGYDLVLVPWLQQLDHRPCRRVFHQLGVPDILHQLLVDNAIPEHSYRLELPNGRYPVRPFCIQFDETDLAFLQRLCEEEGIHYHFEHQRDGHVLVLADDSLSFPQEPLLMPFYDESTQGTHAPVISELFQRHASPPLTVAPAPQQLEREQSSRRLLERLRCQHRQIQGQSNHSELRSGCIVQVSEHPIANFNDQWLLTEIRHQGQQPSILAEDTFNMTRRYCNQFTAIAWSTVFRPALTEARPSIPGYQPARVLGPAGQPAVLDAQGRIEVRLWPTAPADDDQSTGLWLPVALAAADGRIDPSRLPLAGTEVLISFLDSDPDRPVLCVAASNPPAPRLARQPRSDGRLLLDWLVNRQD; this is translated from the coding sequence ATGCACAACGACAAGGAAAGTCCCTACACCCTGACCCTCCTGGACAGTGGATTGAGTCTGCAGGTGTTGCGGTTCAGTGGCCGTGAACGTCTCAATCAGCCCTATCGTTTCGAGATCGAAGTGATCGGCCTGGCACCGGCCATGAACCTTACGCAGTTGCTGCAGCAACCGGCGTTCCTGAGCCTGGGGGATGAAACCGGCATTCACGGCATCTTGCACACCGCCAGTCGCGAATACCGTGGCCCGCACCGGGTCGGCTACGACCTGGTGCTGGTGCCCTGGCTTCAACAACTGGACCATCGCCCTTGCCGTCGGGTGTTTCATCAACTCGGCGTGCCCGACATCTTGCACCAGTTGCTCGTCGACAACGCAATTCCCGAACACAGCTACCGTCTTGAACTACCGAACGGGCGTTATCCGGTGCGACCGTTTTGCATTCAGTTTGACGAGACCGACCTGGCCTTCCTGCAACGGCTCTGCGAAGAGGAAGGCATCCACTATCACTTCGAACATCAGCGCGACGGCCATGTGCTGGTGCTGGCGGATGACAGCCTGAGCTTTCCCCAGGAACCGCTGTTGATGCCGTTTTACGACGAATCAACTCAAGGCACCCACGCGCCGGTGATCAGTGAGTTGTTCCAGCGTCATGCCTCGCCCCCACTGACCGTGGCGCCTGCGCCGCAACAGCTCGAGCGTGAGCAATCGAGTCGTCGCTTACTCGAACGCCTGCGCTGCCAACATCGGCAGATACAGGGGCAAAGTAACCACAGTGAATTGCGCAGTGGCTGCATCGTGCAAGTATCGGAACATCCCATCGCGAACTTCAACGATCAGTGGCTGCTCACCGAAATCCGGCATCAGGGCCAACAGCCGTCGATTCTCGCCGAGGACACCTTCAACATGACCCGGCGTTACTGCAACCAATTCACAGCCATTGCGTGGTCAACGGTGTTCCGCCCCGCGCTGACTGAGGCCAGGCCGAGCATTCCGGGCTATCAACCGGCGCGAGTGTTGGGCCCTGCCGGTCAACCGGCGGTGCTGGATGCACAGGGGCGCATTGAGGTTCGGTTGTGGCCCACAGCGCCGGCCGATGACGATCAATCCACCGGCCTTTGGCTACCCGTGGCACTCGCCGCGGCGGACGGTCGGATCGATCCGTCGAGGCTGCCGCTCGCGGGCACCGAGGTGCTGATCAGTTTTCTCGACAGCGACCCGGATCGCCCGGTGCTTTGCGTCGCGGCGAGCAACCCGCCCGCGCCTCGACTCGCTCGCCAGCCCCGCAGTGACGGCCGACTTCTGCTCGATTGGCTGGTCAACCGTCAGGATTGA
- a CDS encoding FAD-dependent oxidoreductase: MRPFWLEQALEAESCVPCEPLARNTRADVCIVGGGYTGLWTAIMLKEQNPELDVLLIEADICGAGASGRNGGCALSWSAKYFTLERLFGVEEAVRLVKESERSIYAIGTFCEQYGVDADYRLDGTLYTATNRAQCGSTDAVIAALERNGINSFTQRPVADVQRMAGSSKHLEGWFSPAAASVQPGKLVRGLRRVALQLGVRIHENTAMTGLEEGRPARIQTPNATIHADRVVLAMNAWMARAFPQFERSVAIVSSDMLITEPRPDLLNEIGLTSGVTVLDSRIFVHYYHNTPDGRIMLGKGGNTFAYGGRMLPVFDQPSPCAGLLKHSLSEFFPAFAEVKVDATWNGPSDRSVTGLPFFGQMSASGNVFYGFGYSGSGVGPCHMGGQILASMVQGLDNAWTRSPLVNGPLGFFPPEPIRYLGSLLVRNAIRRKERAEDHGRRPRHLDVRLAKFAAAAGKADKG; this comes from the coding sequence ATGAGACCTTTCTGGCTAGAACAGGCGCTGGAGGCTGAGTCCTGCGTGCCGTGTGAACCTTTGGCTCGTAATACCCGGGCTGACGTGTGCATCGTCGGCGGTGGCTACACCGGGTTGTGGACCGCGATCATGCTCAAGGAGCAGAACCCCGAGCTGGATGTGCTGCTGATCGAAGCGGACATCTGCGGAGCCGGCGCCAGCGGGCGAAACGGTGGCTGTGCATTGTCGTGGTCGGCCAAGTATTTCACCCTGGAAAGGTTGTTCGGCGTCGAGGAGGCGGTGCGGCTGGTCAAGGAATCCGAACGCAGCATTTATGCGATCGGCACCTTCTGCGAACAGTACGGCGTGGACGCCGATTACCGCCTCGATGGCACGCTCTACACCGCCACCAACCGCGCGCAATGCGGCTCGACCGATGCGGTTATCGCGGCGCTGGAGCGCAACGGCATCAACTCCTTCACGCAAAGGCCGGTCGCTGACGTGCAACGGATGGCCGGCTCCAGCAAGCACCTGGAAGGCTGGTTTTCCCCGGCGGCGGCAAGTGTGCAGCCGGGCAAACTGGTGCGCGGTTTGCGCCGGGTTGCCTTGCAACTGGGCGTGAGGATTCATGAGAACACGGCGATGACCGGCCTGGAGGAGGGCCGGCCGGCGAGGATTCAAACCCCCAACGCCACCATCCACGCTGACCGGGTGGTGTTGGCCATGAACGCCTGGATGGCCCGCGCGTTCCCGCAATTCGAGCGCAGCGTGGCGATCGTTTCCAGCGACATGCTGATCACCGAACCGCGGCCCGATCTGCTCAACGAAATCGGTTTGACCAGCGGCGTCACGGTGCTCGATTCGCGGATTTTCGTGCACTACTACCACAACACCCCGGACGGTCGGATCATGCTTGGTAAAGGTGGCAATACCTTTGCCTACGGCGGGCGAATGTTGCCGGTGTTCGATCAACCGTCACCCTGTGCCGGTTTGTTGAAACACAGCCTGAGCGAGTTCTTCCCGGCGTTTGCCGAGGTCAAGGTCGATGCCACCTGGAATGGCCCCTCGGACCGTTCGGTGACCGGTTTGCCGTTCTTCGGCCAGATGAGTGCCAGCGGTAACGTGTTTTACGGTTTCGGTTATTCCGGCAGCGGCGTCGGCCCGTGCCATATGGGCGGGCAGATCCTCGCCTCGATGGTTCAGGGGCTGGACAATGCCTGGACTCGCTCGCCCTTGGTCAATGGCCCGTTGGGTTTCTTTCCGCCGGAACCGATTCGTTACCTCGGCTCATTGTTGGTGCGCAACGCCATCCGCCGCAAGGAGCGCGCCGAGGATCACGGACGCCGGCCACGGCATCTGGATGTGCGACTGGCCAAATTCGCGGCGGCTGCGGGCAAGGCTGACAAGGGCTGA